In the Pseudothauera hydrothermalis genome, one interval contains:
- the thiS gene encoding sulfur carrier protein ThiS, which translates to MIQLIINGQAESLDDGLTVSELLLRRGLAGKRLAVERNGEIVPRARHAETVLADGDRLEIVVAVGGG; encoded by the coding sequence ATGATCCAACTCATCATCAATGGCCAGGCCGAATCCTTGGATGACGGACTTACCGTGTCCGAGTTGTTGCTGCGCCGTGGTCTGGCCGGCAAGCGTCTGGCCGTCGAGCGCAACGGCGAGATCGTGCCGCGTGCGCGCCATGCCGAAACCGTGCTCGCCGACGGCGACCGGCTGGAGATCGTAGTCGCGGTCGGTGGCGGTTGA
- the gmk gene encoding guanylate kinase: MSGTLFIVTAPSGAGKTTLVRGLLARDPKVQLSISYTTREPRPGEQNGREYHFVDVDRFCSLRDRGEFLEWAEVHGNYYATSRTWLQEQIAAGRDTLLEIDWQGAQQVRKVFPDAVGVFILPPSLQELEVRLRGRGTDSEAVIARRLLAARGEMRHVGEFDYVIINNELQTAVDDLVAVVRAARLRYAKQHARHLQYFDFLEQD; this comes from the coding sequence ATGTCCGGAACCCTGTTCATCGTCACCGCGCCCTCGGGCGCCGGCAAGACCACTTTGGTGCGTGGTTTGCTTGCGCGCGATCCCAAGGTGCAATTGTCGATTTCCTACACCACCCGCGAGCCGCGTCCGGGCGAGCAAAACGGCCGCGAATACCATTTCGTGGACGTCGACCGCTTCTGCAGCCTGCGCGATCGCGGCGAGTTCTTGGAATGGGCCGAGGTGCACGGCAACTACTACGCCACCTCGCGCACCTGGCTCCAAGAACAGATTGCCGCCGGGCGCGACACCTTGCTGGAGATCGATTGGCAGGGCGCACAGCAGGTGCGCAAGGTGTTCCCGGATGCGGTCGGGGTGTTCATTCTGCCGCCGTCTTTGCAGGAGCTGGAGGTGCGCCTGCGCGGGCGCGGCACCGATAGCGAGGCGGTGATTGCCCGTCGGTTGCTGGCTGCCCGTGGCGAGATGCGCCATGTGGGGGAGTTCGACTACGTTATAATTAACAACGAGTTGCAGACGGCGGTCGATGACCTGGTTGCGGTCGTGCGCGCAGCCCGGCTGCGTTATGCCAAACAGCATGCCCGCCATCTGCAATATTTCGATTTTCTCGAACAGGACTGA
- a CDS encoding PP2C family protein-serine/threonine phosphatase: MKFTIYQESRVGRRKSNQDRIAYCYSRDALLLVLADGMGGHLHGEVAAQIAVQFITQAFQREALPLLHDPSMFLSRALANAHNAILDYAFDKDLPEAPRTTVVACVVQEGQAQWAHAGDSRLYLLRGGRIIAQTRDHSRVQLMMDQGLLDAQSASRHPGRNRIYSCLGGSHPPQVEFSKPVALRDNDTLALCSDGLWGPLGDAGILLGLSDTFVQEAVPRLMDKAEQLAGAGCDNLSLIAVRWHDDSAPLSADSVSTQTMAMNDFATKLDSFELSRTPANDIELTDDEIERAIAEINAAIQKFSK, encoded by the coding sequence TTGAAATTCACCATTTACCAGGAAAGCCGCGTCGGACGACGCAAATCGAATCAGGATCGCATCGCCTACTGCTATTCCCGCGACGCCCTGCTGCTGGTGCTGGCCGACGGCATGGGCGGTCATCTGCACGGCGAAGTCGCCGCGCAGATCGCGGTGCAGTTCATCACGCAGGCTTTTCAGCGCGAAGCCCTGCCGCTCTTGCACGACCCGTCGATGTTCCTGTCCCGTGCGCTGGCCAACGCCCACAACGCCATCCTGGACTACGCTTTCGACAAGGACCTGCCCGAGGCGCCGCGCACCACGGTGGTTGCCTGCGTGGTGCAGGAAGGACAAGCACAATGGGCGCATGCCGGCGATTCGCGCCTGTATCTGCTGCGCGGCGGACGCATCATCGCGCAGACCCGCGACCACTCGCGGGTACAGTTGATGATGGATCAAGGCTTGCTCGACGCCCAGAGCGCTTCCCGACATCCAGGGCGCAACCGTATTTATTCCTGCCTGGGTGGCAGCCATCCGCCGCAGGTGGAATTCTCCAAACCGGTCGCACTGCGCGACAATGACACCCTGGCGCTGTGCAGCGACGGCCTGTGGGGGCCGCTGGGCGATGCTGGCATCCTGCTCGGCCTGTCGGACACTTTCGTGCAGGAAGCGGTCCCGCGGCTAATGGACAAGGCCGAGCAACTCGCCGGGGCGGGCTGCGACAATCTTTCCCTGATCGCGGTACGCTGGCATGACGACAGCGCACCGCTGTCGGCCGATTCGGTCTCGACCCAGACCATGGCCATGAACGATTTTGCCACCAAGCTCGACAGCTTCGAACTCAGCCGCACCCCGGCCAACGACATCGAACTGACCGACGACGAAATCGAGCGCGCGATTGCCGAGATCAACGCTGCGATCCAAAAATTCAGCAAATAA
- the trmB gene encoding tRNA (guanosine(46)-N7)-methyltransferase TrmB produces MSVGIHDRSLPQGEAQRFSRRSIRSFVLRQGRISDAQQRYLDTMLPRIGVPYREAPVDLDAVFGRCAPKIVEIGFGMGETTARIAAAHPENDYLGIEVHTPGVGALCKLVAEQSLGNVRIVQHDAVEVLRDMIPDGVLAGVHVFFPDPWRKKRHHKRRIIQPDFVALIAAKLAPGGYLHCATDWEDYAHWMLEVLTAEPALENSANGFAPRPDYRPLTKFEQRGLRLGHGVWDVVFRRRA; encoded by the coding sequence ATGAGTGTCGGTATTCATGATCGCAGCCTGCCGCAGGGCGAGGCGCAGCGGTTTTCGCGCCGTTCGATTCGCAGTTTTGTGCTGCGTCAAGGGCGCATCTCGGACGCTCAACAGCGTTATCTGGACACCATGCTGCCGCGGATCGGCGTGCCCTACCGCGAAGCGCCGGTGGATCTCGATGCGGTGTTCGGGCGCTGCGCGCCGAAGATCGTGGAAATCGGTTTCGGCATGGGCGAGACCACTGCACGCATTGCCGCCGCACACCCGGAGAACGACTATTTGGGTATCGAGGTGCACACTCCCGGCGTAGGCGCGCTGTGCAAGTTGGTGGCCGAACAGAGCCTGGGAAATGTGCGCATCGTTCAGCATGACGCGGTCGAGGTGTTGCGTGACATGATCCCGGACGGCGTTTTGGCCGGCGTGCACGTGTTTTTCCCCGATCCCTGGCGCAAGAAGCGCCACCATAAACGGCGCATCATCCAACCCGATTTCGTCGCGCTGATCGCTGCCAAGCTCGCGCCCGGCGGTTACCTGCACTGCGCAACCGATTGGGAGGACTACGCGCATTGGATGCTGGAGGTGCTTACCGCCGAGCCGGCGCTGGAAAACAGTGCCAACGGTTTTGCCCCGCGCCCCGATTATCGTCCGCTGACCAAGTTCGAGCAGCGTGGTCTGCGCCTCGGCCACGGGGTGTGGGACGTGGTGTTCCGGCGTCGTGCCTGA
- the rdgB gene encoding RdgB/HAM1 family non-canonical purine NTP pyrophosphatase yields the protein MSTRLVLASNNAKKAAELQALLAPLGLQVIPQAALGVAEAEEPHVTFVENALAKARHAAAATGLPAIADDSGLCVAALGGAPGVHSARYAGEPKSDARNNALLLERLAGVADRRAHFVSVVVLVRAADDPQPLIADGQWHGEILQAPRGEGGFGYDPLFWLPELGQTAAELDAALKNTLSHRGAAMRHLLDRLKAHPL from the coding sequence ATGAGCACCCGGCTCGTTCTTGCCAGCAACAACGCCAAAAAAGCCGCCGAACTGCAAGCCCTGCTCGCACCGCTCGGCCTGCAAGTGATCCCACAGGCCGCACTGGGTGTAGCCGAGGCCGAAGAACCGCATGTCACTTTCGTCGAAAACGCCCTGGCCAAGGCCCGCCATGCCGCCGCAGCCACCGGCCTGCCGGCGATCGCCGACGATTCCGGGTTGTGCGTCGCCGCGCTGGGCGGCGCGCCCGGCGTGCATTCGGCGCGCTATGCCGGCGAACCGAAGTCCGACGCGCGCAACAACGCCCTGCTACTCGAACGCTTAGCCGGTGTCGCCGACCGTCGCGCGCATTTCGTCTCGGTGGTAGTGCTGGTGCGTGCGGCCGACGATCCGCAACCGCTGATCGCCGATGGCCAATGGCACGGCGAAATCCTCCAAGCCCCGCGCGGCGAGGGCGGCTTTGGCTACGACCCGCTGTTCTGGCTGCCGGAACTCGGCCAGACCGCCGCCGAGCTGGATGCCGCGCTTAAAAACACGCTGAGCCACCGGGGCGCAGCCATGCGTCACCTGCTCGACCGCCTGAAAGCACACCCTCTGTGA
- the sppA gene encoding signal peptide peptidase SppA: MIGKIFGFSGRLLGALWRWLDAVRRTLVNFVILLLLGAVLALILRPGPQVPDSAALLVKPRGVLVEQAAFDDPLSLLRDNRPAEGQIVLADLLEAIAAARDDARISMLVLETDGLQGGGLSKLAELRQALQDFRAAGKPVLVRGERFTQAQYYLGSVADEIHLAPDGFVLLGGLARYVTYFGEALERLGIKVHVFRVGEYKSFSEPFTRRDMSNEDREATRDLLDGLWGVVRSEIAAARKLEMSALERYIADYPAVLAAAEGDAARAALAAGLVDRLSTRDEWRKLLIERVGAADTAADDLRDGDLDGFRQISADAYLAAVRAERPAERERIAVLVAQGAIIDGEQPPGTVGGDTLARLIREVREDDSVKAVVLRIDSPGGSAWASELIRRELELTRQAGKPVVASMSSVAASGGYWIAAGADEIWASPLSLTGSIGVFALFPEFSEPLARVGVAVDGVGTGPLAGAFDLRRPMAPAAAQALQLGIEHGYRRFLQVVAKARQMRVEEVNVVARGRVWTGTAADKLGLVDQLGGLDAAVRAAAARAGIERFDLTWPAAQPSPMRRLLRSLLEAAGLDTAPASRSALARLLGQLEGAAADLLQWHDRDHLYAHCMCEAP; the protein is encoded by the coding sequence ATGATCGGAAAAATTTTCGGCTTCAGCGGTCGGCTGCTGGGAGCCCTCTGGCGGTGGCTGGACGCGGTGCGTCGAACGCTGGTGAATTTCGTCATACTATTGCTGCTGGGAGCGGTGCTCGCTCTGATCCTTCGCCCTGGGCCGCAGGTGCCCGACAGTGCGGCGCTGTTAGTCAAGCCACGTGGTGTGCTGGTCGAGCAGGCGGCCTTCGACGATCCTTTGAGTCTGCTGCGCGACAACCGCCCTGCCGAAGGGCAGATCGTACTGGCCGATCTGCTCGAAGCCATCGCTGCCGCACGGGACGACGCGCGCATCAGCATGTTGGTGCTGGAGACCGACGGGTTGCAAGGCGGCGGACTGTCCAAATTGGCCGAACTGCGTCAGGCCCTGCAGGATTTTCGTGCCGCCGGCAAGCCGGTGCTGGTGCGCGGGGAGCGTTTCACTCAGGCCCAGTATTACCTGGGTTCGGTGGCCGACGAAATCCATCTGGCGCCGGATGGTTTTGTGCTGCTGGGTGGGTTGGCGCGCTATGTGACCTATTTTGGCGAGGCGCTCGAACGGCTCGGAATCAAGGTGCACGTGTTCCGGGTGGGCGAATACAAGTCGTTCAGCGAGCCGTTTACCCGGCGCGATATGTCGAATGAGGACCGCGAGGCCACCCGCGATCTACTCGATGGCCTGTGGGGCGTAGTGCGAAGTGAAATTGCCGCTGCGCGCAAGCTGGAGATGTCCGCGCTGGAGCGCTACATCGCCGACTATCCGGCGGTTTTGGCGGCCGCCGAAGGCGATGCCGCACGCGCAGCGCTGGCTGCCGGACTGGTCGATCGGCTCAGCACCCGCGATGAATGGCGAAAACTGCTGATCGAACGGGTGGGGGCGGCCGACACCGCGGCGGATGATCTGCGCGATGGCGATCTTGACGGTTTCCGTCAGATCAGCGCGGACGCCTATCTGGCGGCGGTGCGTGCCGAGCGTCCGGCCGAGCGTGAGCGGATTGCGGTGTTGGTGGCACAGGGGGCCATCATCGATGGCGAGCAGCCGCCCGGTACGGTCGGTGGCGACACCCTGGCCCGGCTGATCCGCGAGGTGCGCGAAGACGACAGCGTCAAAGCGGTGGTGCTGCGTATCGATTCGCCAGGGGGCAGCGCATGGGCGTCGGAGTTGATCCGGCGCGAACTCGAACTCACTCGTCAGGCGGGCAAGCCGGTGGTGGCCTCGATGAGCTCGGTGGCGGCATCCGGCGGCTATTGGATTGCCGCCGGGGCCGACGAGATCTGGGCGAGCCCGCTGAGCCTGACCGGTTCGATCGGCGTCTTTGCGCTTTTTCCAGAATTCAGCGAGCCGCTGGCGCGCGTGGGCGTGGCGGTCGACGGCGTGGGTACCGGACCTTTGGCCGGCGCCTTCGATCTGCGCCGGCCAATGGCGCCGGCCGCTGCGCAAGCGCTGCAATTGGGCATCGAGCATGGATATCGGCGCTTTCTGCAAGTGGTGGCCAAGGCTCGTCAGATGCGCGTAGAAGAGGTGAACGTGGTCGCCCGCGGTCGGGTGTGGACCGGCACGGCGGCCGACAAGCTCGGGCTGGTGGATCAGTTGGGAGGGCTGGATGCGGCGGTGCGTGCGGCCGCTGCCCGGGCCGGGATCGAGCGCTTCGATCTGACCTGGCCGGCTGCGCAGCCTTCGCCGATGCGCCGCCTATTGCGCAGTCTGCTCGAGGCCGCGGGCCTGGATACGGCGCCCGCAAGCCGCTCCGCCTTGGCCCGTTTACTGGGGCAACTGGAGGGTGCAGCCGCGGACTTGTTGCAGTGGCACGACCGCGACCATCTGTATGCGCACTGCATGTGTGAGGCCCCTTGA
- the rph gene encoding ribonuclease PH: MRPSQRLADELRPVRLTRHYTCHAEGSVLVEFGHTRVLCTASVEETVPPFLRGKGQGWVTAEYGMLPRATHTRSAREAAKGKQSGRTLEIQRLIGRSLRAVVDLAALGERQVTVDCDVLQADGGTRTAAITGGCVALHDALARLQTEGTLATNPLRDLVAAVSVGLYRGTPVLDLDYDEDSACDTDMNVVMTGAGGLVEVQGTAEGMPFSRAECDALLDLAEHGIGRLIEIQRAALAT; this comes from the coding sequence ATGCGCCCCAGCCAACGCCTAGCCGACGAGCTGCGCCCGGTTCGCCTCACCCGCCACTACACCTGCCATGCCGAAGGTTCGGTGCTGGTCGAGTTCGGCCACACCCGGGTGCTATGCACCGCCAGCGTGGAAGAGACGGTACCGCCTTTCCTGCGCGGCAAGGGCCAAGGTTGGGTGACCGCCGAATACGGCATGCTGCCGCGCGCCACCCACACCCGCAGCGCCCGCGAAGCCGCCAAAGGCAAACAAAGCGGCCGCACGCTGGAAATCCAGCGTCTGATCGGCCGCAGCCTGCGCGCGGTGGTGGATCTTGCCGCACTGGGCGAGCGCCAGGTAACCGTTGATTGCGACGTACTGCAAGCCGACGGCGGCACCCGCACCGCGGCGATCACCGGCGGCTGTGTGGCCTTGCACGATGCGCTCGCTCGCCTGCAAACCGAAGGCACGCTCGCCACCAACCCGCTACGGGATCTAGTCGCTGCCGTCTCGGTGGGGCTGTACCGCGGCACCCCGGTACTGGACCTCGACTACGATGAAGATTCCGCCTGCGACACCGATATGAACGTGGTCATGACTGGCGCCGGCGGCTTGGTCGAAGTACAGGGCACAGCCGAAGGCATGCCGTTTTCCCGGGCTGAGTGCGATGCGCTGCTGGATCTGGCCGAACACGGCATCGGCCGTCTGATCGAAATCCAACGGGCCGCACTGGCCACCTGA
- a CDS encoding serine/threonine protein kinase: protein MPPQANAPLPNGFQLDQYRIDRQLSLGGFSIVYLAYDPDETPVAIKEYLPNSLAIRKEGEIEPRVPEENMPAFRYGMKCFFEEGRSLARLMHPNVVRVLNFFRANGTVYMVMQFERGRTLHDYIHRHRGEVGERFIRGVFTRMLNGLREVHAHKLLHLDIKPSNIYLRYDGTPVLLDFGAARQTLLADQPMLKPMYTPGFASPEQLNNRDALGPWSDIYSVGASLYACIVGHAPPRSDERLEKDCLQPVSRSHANKYSAQLLETIDWCLKLDPLERPQSVYSLQKALMRKEAGEAMPAGWFADLGTRLRSFIGRS from the coding sequence ATGCCGCCTCAAGCAAACGCCCCTCTGCCAAACGGTTTCCAGCTCGATCAGTACCGCATCGACCGGCAACTGTCGCTCGGCGGCTTTTCCATCGTCTATCTGGCCTACGACCCGGATGAGACCCCGGTGGCCATCAAGGAGTACTTGCCCAATTCGCTGGCGATCCGCAAGGAAGGCGAAATCGAACCGCGGGTGCCCGAGGAAAACATGCCGGCTTTCCGCTACGGGATGAAATGCTTTTTCGAAGAAGGGCGCTCGCTTGCCCGCCTGATGCATCCGAACGTGGTGCGGGTGCTCAATTTTTTCCGTGCCAATGGCACGGTGTATATGGTGATGCAGTTCGAACGCGGCCGCACCCTGCACGATTATATCCACCGCCACCGCGGCGAAGTGGGCGAACGCTTCATCCGCGGGGTATTCACCCGCATGCTCAATGGCCTGCGCGAAGTGCACGCGCACAAGCTGCTGCACTTGGACATCAAACCGTCGAATATTTACCTGCGCTACGACGGCACCCCGGTGCTGCTCGATTTTGGCGCCGCGCGTCAAACCCTGCTCGCCGACCAGCCGATGCTCAAACCGATGTACACGCCCGGCTTTGCTTCGCCCGAACAGCTCAACAACCGTGACGCGCTCGGCCCATGGAGCGACATCTACAGCGTCGGCGCCAGCCTCTACGCCTGCATCGTAGGCCACGCGCCGCCGCGCTCGGACGAACGCCTGGAAAAGGACTGCCTGCAACCGGTCAGCCGCAGTCACGCCAACAAGTATTCCGCACAGTTGCTCGAAACCATTGACTGGTGTCTGAAGCTCGATCCGCTCGAACGCCCGCAAAGCGTGTATTCACTCCAGAAAGCACTGATGCGCAAGGAAGCCGGCGAGGCCATGCCCGCCGGCTGGTTTGCCGATCTCGGTACCCGTCTCCGGTCTTTCATCGGCCGTAGCTGA
- the hemW gene encoding radical SAM family heme chaperone HemW has product MSARRIIPLTAIAPAASPAPLPQRPQLSVPPPLALYIHYPWCVRKCPYCDFNSHTVRAAEPPHAAYVDALIADLIAALPQIWGRRVVSVFLGGGTPSLLPATELDRLLTAVRTLLPLEPGAEITLEANPGTVEAARLRDYRSAGVTRVSLGVQSFDDRLLAAIGRIHDGREAREAVDVALSTFERVNLDLMYALPGQDIKQALADLGTAIASGVGHLSCYHLTLEPNTPFARQPPPLPDADLAADMQEAIEHTLADAGFHHYEISAFARRGEQCRHNLNYWTFGDYLGIGAGAHGKLSSHWGIERQMRHKHPERYLAAAQSGDFIQEKREVSVAELPFEFMMNALRLIDGVPAALFAARTGIPLAAIAAPLAEARGRALLASEPERLRPTTLGRRFLNDLLQLFLDDRQ; this is encoded by the coding sequence GTGAGCGCCCGCCGCATCATCCCGCTTACCGCGATAGCGCCCGCGGCAAGCCCAGCCCCCCTGCCGCAACGCCCGCAACTGAGTGTCCCGCCGCCGCTGGCGCTGTACATCCACTATCCCTGGTGTGTCAGAAAGTGTCCGTACTGCGACTTCAATTCCCACACCGTACGCGCGGCCGAGCCGCCGCATGCGGCATACGTGGACGCGCTGATTGCCGACCTCATTGCCGCCCTACCCCAGATCTGGGGCCGGCGGGTGGTCAGCGTATTCCTCGGAGGCGGCACACCCAGCCTGCTGCCAGCGACCGAACTCGACCGTCTGCTCACCGCGGTGCGCACCTTGCTGCCACTGGAACCAGGCGCCGAGATCACCCTGGAAGCCAACCCCGGCACCGTGGAAGCCGCGCGCTTGCGCGACTACCGCAGCGCCGGCGTCACCCGGGTGTCGCTGGGCGTGCAGAGCTTCGACGACCGTTTGCTGGCCGCCATCGGCCGCATCCACGACGGCCGCGAGGCGCGGGAGGCGGTGGACGTGGCGCTGTCGACCTTCGAGCGAGTCAACCTCGACCTGATGTACGCACTACCCGGCCAGGACATCAAGCAAGCGCTGGCCGACCTTGGTACCGCCATCGCCAGCGGGGTCGGACACCTGTCCTGCTACCACCTCACCCTGGAGCCCAACACCCCCTTCGCCCGCCAGCCGCCGCCGCTGCCGGACGCCGACCTGGCCGCCGACATGCAAGAGGCCATCGAGCACACGCTGGCCGACGCCGGCTTCCATCACTACGAGATTTCCGCCTTTGCCCGGCGAGGCGAGCAATGCCGTCATAACCTCAACTACTGGACTTTCGGCGATTATCTGGGCATTGGCGCCGGCGCGCACGGCAAGCTCTCCAGCCATTGGGGCATCGAGCGCCAGATGCGCCACAAACATCCCGAGCGCTATCTTGCCGCCGCCCAAAGCGGCGATTTCATCCAAGAAAAACGCGAGGTAAGCGTGGCCGAGCTGCCCTTTGAATTCATGATGAACGCCCTGCGGCTTATCGACGGCGTGCCGGCAGCGCTGTTTGCCGCGCGCACCGGCATCCCGCTCGCCGCCATCGCCGCGCCGCTGGCCGAAGCCCGCGGTCGCGCACTGCTGGCCTCCGAACCGGAGCGTCTGCGCCCCACTACGCTGGGTCGGCGCTTTCTCAACGATTTGCTGCAGCTATTTCTGGACGACCGGCAGTAG
- a CDS encoding thiazole synthase, whose protein sequence is MNDALVIAGRSYASRLLVGTGKYRDFAETCAAVEASGAQIVTVAIRRTNIGQNPDEPNLLDVLPPDRFTILPNTAGCYSAEDAVRTLRLARELLDGHALVKLEVLGDPATLFPNMPETLKAAEILVREGFEVMVYCSDDPVQAKMLEELGCVAVMPLASLIGSGMGIVNPWNLRLIIDNAKVPVIVDAGVGTASDAAIAMELGCDGVLMNTAIAAARNPVLMAGAMKKAVAAGREAFLAGRMPRKLYSADPSSPSSGLIGT, encoded by the coding sequence ATGAACGATGCCTTGGTGATCGCGGGTAGGTCTTACGCGTCTCGCCTGCTGGTCGGTACCGGTAAATACCGGGATTTTGCCGAAACCTGCGCAGCGGTCGAGGCCAGCGGGGCCCAGATCGTGACCGTGGCCATCCGTCGCACCAACATCGGCCAAAATCCGGATGAGCCCAACTTGCTCGATGTGCTGCCACCTGACCGGTTCACCATCCTGCCCAACACCGCAGGCTGTTACAGCGCCGAGGATGCAGTGCGTACTCTGCGGCTGGCGCGCGAGCTGCTCGATGGCCATGCGTTGGTCAAGTTGGAGGTGCTGGGCGATCCGGCTACCTTGTTTCCCAACATGCCCGAGACCCTGAAGGCGGCTGAAATCCTGGTCAGAGAGGGGTTTGAGGTCATGGTGTACTGCTCGGACGATCCCGTCCAGGCCAAGATGTTGGAAGAGCTCGGTTGTGTCGCGGTGATGCCGCTGGCTTCGCTGATCGGCTCGGGCATGGGCATTGTCAATCCGTGGAATCTGCGGCTGATCATCGATAACGCCAAGGTGCCGGTGATCGTCGACGCCGGGGTGGGTACTGCCTCGGACGCGGCCATTGCCATGGAGTTGGGCTGCGATGGGGTGTTGATGAACACCGCCATTGCCGCGGCGCGCAACCCGGTGTTGATGGCCGGCGCAATGAAAAAAGCGGTGGCTGCCGGGCGCGAGGCTTTTCTGGCGGGGCGCATGCCGCGTAAGCTTTATTCGGCCGATCCCAGTTCGCCCAGCAGCGGCCTGATCGGGACCTGA
- a CDS encoding HIT family protein has translation MTCPLCVRTDEVLVWDDQLCRVIAVADDDYPGFCRVIWQHHVAEMSDLAVPEQRHLLNVVLATEIALRETMQPHKINLASLGNVVPHLHWHVIPRFTDDRHFPQPIWGVAQRASSAPRPAPDRLALGTAIGHALAELTAG, from the coding sequence ATGACTTGCCCGCTTTGTGTCCGTACCGACGAAGTGCTGGTGTGGGACGATCAGCTCTGCCGGGTAATCGCGGTCGCGGACGACGACTATCCCGGTTTTTGTCGGGTCATCTGGCAGCATCACGTGGCGGAAATGAGCGATCTGGCCGTGCCCGAGCAACGGCATCTGCTCAATGTGGTGTTGGCTACTGAAATCGCTTTGCGCGAGACGATGCAGCCCCACAAAATCAATCTGGCAAGTCTTGGCAATGTGGTGCCACACCTGCACTGGCATGTGATTCCACGTTTTACCGACGACCGCCACTTCCCGCAACCGATATGGGGCGTGGCGCAGCGTGCGTCGAGCGCACCCCGGCCGGCGCCCGACCGGCTCGCCTTGGGCACGGCGATTGGCCATGCACTGGCGGAACTGACCGCAGGCTGA
- a CDS encoding YicC/YloC family endoribonuclease, whose product MIHSMTGFAVQTRDLDGVRLHLELRSVNSRYLDLAFRIADELRQAEPVLRELIAAHLSRGKVECRLTVQASDAAPRRLALNAGLLEQLCEVEAAVRARLPQAAGLSVAEVLRWPGMLADDSPAFDAMQPAIVELARAALAELRATRRREGEKLAVMIRERTARMRALVTQLAPRVPAIVAEYQDKLLTRLREALASVDEDRIRQEVALFAQRIDVAEELSRLAAHLDEVDHILAAGGAAGKRLDFLMQELNREANTLASKSAAADLTGAAMEMKVLIEQMREQVQNIE is encoded by the coding sequence ATGATTCATAGCATGACCGGTTTTGCGGTGCAGACCCGCGACCTGGACGGCGTGCGCCTTCATCTGGAATTACGCAGCGTCAATTCCCGTTATCTCGATCTGGCATTCCGGATTGCCGATGAGCTGCGCCAGGCCGAGCCGGTTTTACGCGAGCTGATCGCCGCCCACTTGTCGCGTGGCAAAGTGGAATGTCGTCTGACCGTGCAAGCCAGCGATGCCGCGCCGCGCAGGCTGGCGCTCAATGCCGGGCTGCTGGAGCAGTTATGCGAAGTCGAAGCGGCGGTGCGCGCACGTCTGCCCCAGGCGGCTGGGCTGAGCGTGGCCGAGGTGCTGCGCTGGCCGGGCATGCTGGCCGACGACAGTCCGGCGTTCGACGCGATGCAGCCTGCGATCGTCGAGTTGGCGCGCGCCGCGCTTGCTGAACTGAGGGCCACGCGTCGGCGCGAAGGTGAAAAACTGGCCGTCATGATCCGCGAACGCACCGCGCGCATGCGCGCGCTGGTCACCCAGTTGGCGCCACGGGTGCCGGCCATCGTCGCCGAGTATCAGGACAAGCTCCTCACCCGCCTGCGTGAGGCGCTCGCCAGCGTGGATGAAGATCGTATCCGTCAGGAAGTCGCGCTGTTCGCCCAGCGTATCGACGTGGCCGAGGAGCTTTCCCGTCTGGCCGCGCATCTGGACGAAGTCGATCATATCCTTGCCGCCGGCGGCGCTGCCGGCAAGCGCCTGGATTTTCTGATGCAGGAACTCAACCGCGAAGCCAACACGCTGGCATCGAAATCCGCTGCCGCCGACCTCACCGGCGCGGCGATGGAGATGAAGGTGCTGATCGAGCAGATGCGCGAGCAGGTGCAGAACATCGAATAG